A DNA window from Mucilaginibacter xinganensis contains the following coding sequences:
- a CDS encoding sugar phosphate isomerase/epimerase family protein produces MNYNRRKFLQSTGTLILGGMALSGKASSFLSNMAPHPVGLQLFTFFGIIDEDVKGTLTKIASVGYKEMESAFSKKGGYYGMKPAGFKAMVNDLGMSWKSHHVLGAPFKLPKGYKMPLGADGKPMVIPPMMNLRDNMQQLVDEAAEGGVQYLVCANAPTSTLEEIKSSIEILNKTGEAAKKAGLHFAYHNHDMEFKAIDGKVPYHLLLTETDAQNVKMELDLAWAVKGGQDPVKLFKDHPGRFPLWHVKDLDATHTNILPVGSGTIDFKRIFANSASSGMQHFFVEHDNPKDAFASIKSSYGYISGTLKA; encoded by the coding sequence ATGAACTACAACAGGCGCAAGTTTTTGCAAAGTACAGGCACGCTGATACTTGGCGGCATGGCTTTATCCGGAAAAGCCAGCTCTTTTTTATCAAATATGGCCCCGCATCCGGTGGGCTTACAGCTTTTTACTTTTTTCGGAATAATTGATGAAGATGTAAAAGGAACATTAACCAAAATAGCTTCAGTAGGCTATAAGGAAATGGAATCGGCTTTTAGTAAAAAAGGCGGCTATTACGGTATGAAACCGGCAGGATTTAAGGCAATGGTTAATGACCTTGGTATGTCGTGGAAATCACACCATGTTTTAGGTGCGCCATTTAAATTGCCAAAGGGATATAAAATGCCGTTAGGTGCGGATGGTAAGCCTATGGTGATACCGCCGATGATGAACCTCAGGGATAATATGCAGCAACTGGTTGATGAAGCTGCCGAAGGTGGCGTACAATATCTTGTTTGTGCTAACGCGCCAACAAGCACCCTTGAAGAAATAAAGTCGTCTATTGAAATATTGAACAAAACCGGCGAAGCTGCGAAAAAGGCAGGATTGCATTTTGCTTATCACAATCATGACATGGAATTTAAGGCAATTGACGGAAAAGTGCCTTATCATTTATTGCTTACAGAAACCGATGCCCAAAATGTAAAAATGGAGCTTGACCTGGCCTGGGCAGTAAAAGGTGGACAGGATCCGGTTAAATTGTTTAAAGACCACCCGGGCCGGTTCCCTTTATGGCATGTTAAGGACCTTGATGCTACCCATACTAATATATTACCTGTTGGCAGTGGCACCATTGATTTTAAAAGGATTTTTGCCAATAGCGCATCATCAGGAATGCAGCACTTTTTTGTGGAGCACGACAATCCTAAAGATGCTTTTGCAAGCATAAAAAGCAGCTATGGCTATATTTCCGGTACGCTGAAGGCATAA
- the eat gene encoding ethanolamine permease, with amino-acid sequence MTATQKEQLKRVLKPIHLWAIAVSLVISGEYFGWNLGWKYAGTIGFFIASVVVTVMYITFIFSYTELTTSIPHAGGAFAYAYRALGPFGGLVAGYATLIDFLFATPAIAFGLGAYLHFLNPEIPVLYSALFFNVVFIIINILGVKESAMFSLIITLLAVAELLIYLGIVAPHFKAANFLNHPMPSGWTGIFPALPYAVWFYLAIEGVAMVAEEVKDPKRNIPRGYISGLATLIFLAFGVMIFTGGITDWRKLSELDYPLPEAISIVLGKASSLTKIFASIGLFGLIASFHGTILASSRQVFAMARSGYLPGWLSAINHKFKTPHRAIIAGGFISFIALYTGTTGDVVIISVMGAIVMYMMSMISLFILRKKEPKLERPFVAPFFPVFPAIALAISAIVLVTMIWFYAKLSLIFFGGLAIAVLIFILMGKHKLKLVEEFMISPAK; translated from the coding sequence ATGACAGCTACCCAAAAAGAACAATTAAAAAGAGTATTAAAACCAATTCACCTTTGGGCCATTGCCGTAAGTTTAGTTATTTCGGGAGAATATTTTGGATGGAACCTGGGCTGGAAATATGCAGGCACAATTGGTTTTTTTATCGCTTCGGTGGTTGTTACGGTTATGTACATAACCTTTATTTTTAGCTACACAGAATTAACCACATCCATTCCGCATGCAGGCGGCGCATTTGCTTATGCATATAGGGCATTGGGCCCTTTTGGCGGGCTTGTGGCGGGTTATGCTACGCTGATAGATTTTCTGTTTGCCACGCCCGCAATAGCATTTGGTCTTGGCGCATATCTTCATTTTTTGAATCCGGAGATCCCGGTGTTATATTCGGCACTTTTTTTTAACGTGGTTTTTATCATCATAAATATTTTAGGCGTTAAGGAGTCGGCGATGTTTTCGTTGATCATTACCCTGCTTGCAGTGGCCGAGTTATTGATTTACCTGGGTATAGTTGCTCCCCATTTTAAGGCCGCCAACTTTTTAAATCACCCAATGCCGTCAGGCTGGACGGGTATTTTTCCGGCATTGCCCTACGCCGTTTGGTTTTATCTTGCCATTGAGGGGGTTGCAATGGTTGCTGAGGAAGTAAAAGATCCTAAACGGAATATACCGAGGGGTTATATCTCCGGTTTGGCAACTTTAATATTTTTAGCCTTCGGAGTAATGATATTCACAGGCGGTATTACCGATTGGCGTAAGCTGAGTGAACTTGACTACCCTTTACCCGAAGCCATCAGTATTGTACTGGGTAAAGCAAGCAGCCTCACCAAAATATTTGCAAGTATTGGGTTGTTTGGCCTTATAGCTTCTTTTCACGGAACTATACTTGCTTCGTCAAGGCAGGTATTTGCAATGGCCCGAAGTGGATATTTGCCCGGCTGGCTATCGGCAATAAATCATAAATTTAAAACGCCTCACCGGGCTATCATAGCAGGGGGCTTTATCAGCTTTATAGCCCTTTACACCGGCACCACCGGTGATGTGGTAATAATTTCGGTAATGGGTGCAATTGTAATGTATATGATGAGTATGATAAGCCTGTTTATACTGCGCAAAAAGGAACCCAAACTGGAGCGGCCTTTTGTAGCACCATTTTTTCCTGTTTTTCCGGCAATTGCTCTTGCTATCTCGGCAATTGTATTGGTTACCATGATTTGGTTTTATGCAAAGCTAAGCCTGATATTTTTTGGAGGGCTGGCTATAGCAGTTTTGATATTCATATTAATGGGAAAACATAAGTTAAAGCTGGTGGAGGAATTTATGATCTCGCCTGCCAAATAA
- a CDS encoding ethanolamine ammonia-lyase subunit EutB, producing the protein MSYHFTIRNKVYRFDNLKILLAKASPYRTGDVLAGVCADSYEERVAAQIALADVPLKVFLNEAIIAYEADEITRLIIDNHDAESFSAISSFTVGEFRDWLLSNETDTAILKAIEGGITPEMAAAVSKLMRNQDLIAVAKKCEVITKFRNTIGQKGCFSTRLQPNHPTDDPKGVAASIIDGLLYGSGDACIGINPATDSPAAVLNLLNLIDALRQQFDIPTQSCVLSHITTTIDLVNKGAPVDLCFQSIGGTEKTNTSFGVNLALIDEAFHATLSLDRGTVGQNVMYFETGQGSALSANANHGVDQQTCEARAYAIARKYKPLLVNTVVGFIGPEYLYDGKQIIRAALEDHFCGKLLGLPMGVDVCYTNHAEADQDDMDNLLTLLGVAGCNFIMGIPGSDDIMLNYQSTSFHDALYLRNTLGLKPAPEFEKWLIKQGIYNGEGGLLPLNTSHKLLSGLI; encoded by the coding sequence GTGTCCTATCATTTCACCATAAGAAACAAAGTTTACAGGTTTGATAACCTGAAAATTTTACTTGCCAAAGCTTCGCCATACCGCACCGGCGATGTACTGGCTGGTGTATGTGCTGATAGTTACGAGGAGCGGGTTGCCGCGCAAATAGCCCTTGCCGATGTCCCTTTAAAAGTATTTTTAAACGAGGCGATCATAGCGTATGAAGCGGATGAGATAACAAGATTGATCATTGACAATCATGATGCTGAATCGTTTAGCGCGATAAGCAGCTTTACGGTAGGAGAGTTCAGAGATTGGTTACTCAGCAATGAAACAGACACAGCTATTTTAAAGGCTATTGAAGGTGGTATTACGCCGGAGATGGCGGCAGCAGTGTCAAAGCTGATGCGGAACCAGGATTTGATAGCAGTGGCCAAAAAATGCGAGGTTATTACAAAATTCCGTAACACTATTGGGCAAAAGGGTTGTTTTTCAACCCGTTTGCAGCCTAATCACCCCACTGACGACCCAAAAGGTGTTGCCGCCAGCATTATTGATGGTTTGCTTTATGGCAGCGGTGATGCGTGCATAGGTATTAACCCGGCTACAGACAGCCCGGCTGCAGTTTTAAACCTGTTGAACCTGATAGATGCTTTGCGGCAGCAATTTGATATCCCCACACAATCCTGTGTATTAAGTCATATCACCACTACTATCGACCTGGTTAATAAGGGAGCCCCTGTTGACCTGTGTTTCCAGTCAATCGGCGGCACCGAAAAAACGAATACCAGTTTTGGGGTAAACCTTGCGTTAATTGATGAGGCTTTCCACGCGACATTATCACTAGACCGCGGGACTGTAGGTCAAAATGTAATGTATTTTGAAACCGGGCAGGGGAGTGCACTTTCTGCAAATGCGAACCATGGTGTGGATCAGCAAACCTGTGAGGCGCGGGCGTATGCTATTGCCCGAAAGTATAAGCCGCTGTTGGTCAATACGGTAGTTGGGTTTATAGGGCCTGAGTATTTATATGATGGCAAGCAGATTATAAGGGCGGCTTTGGAGGATCATTTTTGCGGCAAGCTGCTTGGATTGCCAATGGGGGTGGATGTTTGTTATACCAACCATGCCGAGGCCGACCAGGATGATATGGATAACCTGCTTACGCTGTTAGGCGTGGCCGGGTGCAATTTTATAATGGGCATTCCCGGTTCCGATGATATTATGTTGAATTATCAGTCCACCTCGTTTCACGATGCTTTGTATTTAAGAAATACGCTGGGATTGAAACCCGCGCCGGAATTTGAAAAATGGCTGATAAAACAGGGAATTTATAATGGTGAGGGGGGCTTACTGCCATTAAATACATCGCATAAACTATTGTCAGGTTTGATATGA
- the eutC gene encoding ethanolamine ammonia-lyase subunit EutC produces MSDEELINDPLALLREFTAARIAIGRVGNSIPLKQSMEFKLAHAHARDAVYSVLDIEGLTQKFHPFRLPVLHLHSQATSRQKFLKRPDLGRKLSEESKEQFTEPITSFGVAIIIADGLSATAVNENAPGLLKLLIPMLDAAKISVAPLCLVEQARVAIGDDIGHGLNAKLSVLLIGERPGLSSADSMGAYLTYDPKPGLTDESRNCISNIRKGGLNYKQAAGKIFYLINEAFKRKISGVNLKDNAGLLS; encoded by the coding sequence ATGAGCGACGAAGAATTAATCAATGATCCTTTAGCGTTGTTGCGTGAATTTACGGCGGCCAGGATAGCCATTGGCCGGGTGGGAAACAGTATACCTTTAAAGCAGTCGATGGAGTTTAAGCTGGCGCATGCCCATGCAAGGGATGCGGTTTACTCTGTATTGGACATAGAAGGATTGACACAAAAATTTCACCCGTTCCGGTTACCCGTATTGCATTTACATAGCCAGGCCACAAGCAGGCAAAAATTCCTTAAGCGCCCGGATCTCGGCAGAAAGCTCAGCGAAGAATCAAAGGAACAGTTTACTGAACCGATAACAAGCTTCGGGGTTGCAATTATTATAGCAGACGGGCTTTCGGCAACTGCCGTAAATGAAAATGCACCCGGCTTGCTCAAGTTATTGATCCCCATGTTGGATGCCGCCAAAATTAGTGTTGCCCCGCTTTGCCTGGTTGAGCAGGCCAGGGTTGCTATTGGTGATGATATAGGGCACGGCTTAAATGCTAAGTTATCCGTATTGCTGATAGGGGAAAGGCCCGGCTTAAGCTCGGCAGACAGTATGGGTGCATACCTTACCTATGATCCAAAGCCTGGCTTAACAGACGAATCACGTAATTGTATTTCAAACATCAGGAAGGGCGGTTTGAACTACAAACAGGCAGCTGGTAAGATCTTTTACCTGATTAATGAGGCGTTTAAAAGAAAAATATCAGGTGTTAATTTGAAAGACAACGCGGGGCTGTTAAGTTAA
- a CDS encoding diiron oxygenase: protein MDVKEVERLIKISKERPLMPETYIPWHLEPAAEDVFLPEILTSLQGLEIYHTLTPVQKLELGRHELVQVIASYAWGECLFCLFMTRHILTLPLDHIEHRFLLRELIEEFRHQEMFGQAIAKLGGNPIKQSGMHKFFGEFSNKYLPADYLFMGSVSVELVTDVYGNYARRSPNIYPVLKKMFDLHNIEEGRHILFTKSLLKEYAAKAGYIKRTAYSFVILFNILFVRTMYVKKEIFERIGLENPDHAYKLARANFKKKFSENCLKDIIAFVDSWKGFNRLTRWAWRSVLGANV, encoded by the coding sequence ATGGATGTAAAAGAAGTTGAACGCCTGATAAAAATCAGCAAGGAACGCCCGCTGATGCCGGAGACGTATATTCCGTGGCACCTGGAACCTGCTGCCGAAGACGTTTTTTTGCCGGAGATATTAACCTCTTTACAGGGGCTGGAAATTTACCACACGCTTACCCCTGTCCAAAAATTAGAACTTGGCAGGCACGAATTAGTACAGGTAATTGCATCTTATGCCTGGGGCGAATGCCTTTTTTGTCTTTTTATGACGCGGCACATTCTTACCCTCCCGCTTGATCATATTGAACACCGCTTTTTGTTACGGGAATTAATAGAGGAGTTCAGGCACCAGGAAATGTTTGGGCAGGCCATAGCCAAATTGGGCGGAAACCCCATAAAGCAATCCGGAATGCATAAGTTTTTTGGCGAGTTCAGTAATAAATACCTGCCCGCCGATTACTTATTTATGGGCAGCGTATCTGTTGAACTGGTTACCGATGTGTATGGCAATTATGCGCGCCGTTCCCCCAACATTTACCCCGTATTAAAAAAGATGTTCGACCTGCATAATATTGAGGAGGGCCGTCATATCCTTTTTACCAAAAGCCTGTTAAAAGAATACGCTGCAAAGGCTGGTTACATAAAACGCACCGCCTACAGCTTTGTGATCCTGTTCAATATCCTTTTTGTACGCACCATGTACGTAAAGAAGGAGATCTTTGAACGGATAGGGCTTGAAAACCCGGACCATGCTTATAAACTTGCACGGGCTAATTTCAAAAAGAAGTTCAGCGAAAATTGCCTGAAGGATATTATTGCTTTTGTTGACAGCTGGAAAGGCTTTAACCGCTTAACCCGCTGGGCATGGCGAAGCGTATTAGGCGCCAATGTTTAA
- a CDS encoding VOC family protein, translating to MSKLTPFHVAVPVYDLEESKKFYREVLGCSEGRSSDHWTDFNLYGHQFVIHLKPRPAEKLQLHFNPVDGHDVPVPHYGVVLEWDEWHKLEKRLRSHHIKFVIEPYIRFKGLPGEQATLFFLDPSGNALEFKSFKDFGQLFAV from the coding sequence ATGAGCAAACTAACCCCGTTTCATGTAGCGGTACCTGTTTATGACCTTGAAGAGTCAAAAAAGTTTTACCGCGAAGTTTTAGGCTGCAGCGAAGGCCGCAGTTCTGATCATTGGACAGATTTCAACCTTTATGGTCACCAGTTTGTGATCCATTTAAAACCACGCCCTGCTGAAAAATTACAGCTGCATTTTAACCCGGTTGACGGGCACGATGTTCCGGTACCGCATTATGGTGTTGTTTTGGAATGGGACGAATGGCACAAGCTGGAAAAAAGGCTGAGAAGCCATCATATAAAATTTGTAATTGAGCCTTACATCCGTTTTAAAGGTCTGCCCGGCGAACAGGCAACACTTTTTTTTCTTGACCCTTCAGGCAATGCCCTTGAGTTTAAATCGTTTAAAGATTTTGGTCAGTTATTTGCGGTATAG
- a CDS encoding carboxypeptidase-like regulatory domain-containing protein gives MTKTAKLYEAMPIERVYLHFDKPYYALGDTIWFKAYLTMDNHQPSAISKIIYVDVLTAKDSLVQSLKLPVKNGVGWGDVSLSQFAYKKGNYRVVAYTNWMNNFGSSYFFNKSITIGDAINNNLSTQISLKRAMVNKFTKVSAGIYYKDDEGKPYSDKRVTWTVEKDYDELIKGKGTTDKNGFIDISFTNTKNIGLDSAALITVIDRGERRQGTSKFSLKSVSQPNDIQFFPEGGQLISGIPSKVAFKALKPDGLGIDVKGTIIDNTNKVVAEFSSSHLGMGVFQITPEDGKTYSAKVTFADGTTAAPDMPKVLSDATTINIENTDPENLKIKLLSDPAFVKENEGKTFFILAKSGGVIAFAAQTKLQNQVYIASVSKSKFPTGIVQVTLFADDGEPLSERIAFVMHKDQLNLSIASDHPSYTTRQKVKLSVVAKNNDKPVEGNFSVTVIDDTKVPVDENSETTILTYLLLTADITGYIEKPNYYFNNQDEKKLADLDILLQTQGYRRFSYDGIMNDKYPPISFLPEQGITLTGTLRAFNGMAVPNGNISLKIKDKNYSANTVTDADGRFRFSNLVFSDSTQVFVSARNNPRASDLVLSVDGDPYQKIAVNPAQADEIMNIDSALSPYLKNSKIQANSSHILKEVVIKDTRIKKTVTHKDYSSLSSLSQEPDHLITPNMLEGCNNLLNCLKVAASGMIFENYNFYVMRDYNAGKRVPAQVFVKGMPVDVSYLENMTADGVESIEVFLKDELGLVNSAYNSNGAIVVNMKKAPEGQKISLAQLRDMIPAKNELTISPRGYIVKKSFYLPRYSGPRAQQTNQIDTRSTIYWNPNIVTDPVTGTVSFEFFNADGTGTYRAIVEGIDKDGNLGRQLFRYTVK, from the coding sequence ATGACGAAAACCGCTAAGCTCTATGAGGCAATGCCTATAGAACGCGTTTATCTTCATTTTGATAAACCTTATTATGCATTAGGCGATACCATTTGGTTTAAGGCCTATCTTACAATGGACAATCACCAGCCGTCTGCAATAAGCAAAATAATTTATGTTGATGTATTAACTGCTAAAGACTCGCTGGTACAATCATTAAAGCTCCCTGTTAAAAATGGCGTTGGCTGGGGCGATGTTTCACTGTCGCAATTCGCTTATAAGAAGGGGAATTATAGAGTAGTAGCCTATACTAACTGGATGAACAACTTTGGTTCATCGTATTTTTTCAATAAAAGCATTACCATTGGCGATGCTATAAACAACAACCTGTCGACCCAGATCTCTTTAAAAAGGGCCATGGTAAACAAATTCACAAAAGTTTCTGCCGGAATTTACTACAAAGATGATGAAGGCAAACCGTACAGCGATAAGAGAGTGACCTGGACAGTTGAAAAAGACTATGATGAGCTTATAAAAGGTAAAGGAACAACAGATAAAAACGGATTTATTGATATTAGCTTCACCAACACCAAAAACATAGGTTTAGATTCTGCTGCCTTAATTACGGTTATTGACCGCGGTGAAAGAAGGCAGGGCACCAGTAAATTTTCGTTAAAATCTGTTTCACAGCCTAACGATATACAATTTTTCCCTGAAGGCGGCCAATTAATAAGCGGAATCCCTTCAAAAGTAGCGTTTAAAGCCTTAAAGCCGGATGGCCTCGGAATTGATGTAAAAGGCACCATTATTGATAACACCAACAAGGTTGTAGCGGAGTTCTCTTCGTCACATTTAGGAATGGGTGTTTTTCAAATAACACCCGAAGATGGTAAAACATACTCAGCCAAAGTAACTTTTGCTGATGGCACAACGGCAGCCCCTGATATGCCAAAAGTACTTTCTGATGCTACTACCATTAATATAGAGAATACTGATCCGGAAAATTTAAAGATAAAACTACTATCAGATCCTGCATTTGTAAAAGAAAATGAGGGCAAAACCTTTTTTATCCTTGCAAAATCAGGCGGGGTTATTGCATTTGCGGCTCAAACCAAATTACAAAACCAGGTTTACATCGCCTCGGTGTCAAAGAGTAAATTTCCTACGGGTATTGTACAGGTAACCCTTTTTGCTGATGACGGAGAACCCTTGAGTGAGCGCATTGCTTTTGTGATGCATAAAGACCAGCTTAACCTTTCCATAGCCAGCGATCATCCCTCTTACACCACCAGGCAAAAAGTTAAGCTTAGTGTAGTAGCCAAAAATAATGACAAGCCGGTCGAAGGTAATTTTTCGGTAACGGTAATTGACGACACAAAAGTGCCGGTTGATGAAAATTCAGAAACCACCATTCTTACTTACCTGCTATTAACGGCAGATATAACTGGTTATATTGAAAAGCCAAACTACTACTTTAATAACCAGGATGAAAAAAAGCTCGCAGATCTTGACATATTATTGCAAACACAGGGTTACAGGCGCTTTTCGTACGATGGGATAATGAATGACAAATACCCGCCGATAAGCTTTCTTCCGGAACAGGGAATAACGCTTACCGGAACATTGAGAGCATTTAACGGGATGGCAGTCCCGAATGGCAATATAAGTTTAAAGATAAAGGATAAGAATTATTCAGCGAATACTGTCACTGATGCCGATGGCCGTTTCAGATTTTCAAATCTTGTATTTTCAGATTCTACGCAGGTTTTCGTAAGCGCCCGCAATAATCCGCGTGCCAGTGACCTGGTATTAAGTGTTGATGGCGACCCCTACCAAAAAATTGCCGTAAACCCTGCCCAGGCTGATGAAATAATGAATATCGACAGCGCATTGAGCCCGTATTTAAAAAACAGCAAAATACAGGCTAATAGCTCGCATATTTTAAAAGAGGTGGTTATCAAGGATACGCGGATTAAAAAAACTGTTACTCACAAAGATTACAGTAGTTTATCCAGCTTAAGCCAGGAACCCGATCATTTGATAACGCCTAATATGCTGGAAGGCTGCAACAACCTTTTAAATTGTCTTAAAGTTGCAGCAAGCGGTATGATTTTCGAAAATTATAACTTTTATGTTATGCGCGATTATAACGCCGGAAAAAGAGTGCCGGCGCAGGTATTTGTAAAAGGAATGCCGGTTGACGTAAGCTACCTGGAGAACATGACTGCTGATGGCGTAGAATCTATTGAAGTATTTTTAAAGGATGAACTTGGCCTGGTAAATAGCGCCTACAATTCAAATGGTGCAATTGTGGTTAACATGAAAAAAGCACCTGAAGGCCAAAAAATAAGCCTCGCCCAATTAAGGGACATGATACCCGCTAAAAACGAATTGACTATTTCGCCAAGAGGCTACATCGTAAAAAAATCATTTTATTTACCGCGTTATAGCGGCCCCAGGGCACAACAAACTAACCAGATTGACACGAGGAGTACAATTTACTGGAACCCAAATATTGTAACAGACCCGGTAACAGGAACGGTTTCGTTTGAGTTTTTCAACGCTGACGGAACAGGCACCTATCGCGCGATAGTTGAGGGTATTGATAAAGATGGCAACCTGGGCAGGCAATTATTCAGGTACACGGTGAAATAA
- a CDS encoding aspartate kinase, with protein MLVFKFGGASVKDAGGIVNLVNVVKKYDGNQLLIVVSAMGKTTNALEKLTRAYVDRDEEVHAIFDEIKKYHYEIIEQLFEPSDSVFDDVANTFVEIDWVIEEEPHDDYDFIYDQMVSIGELVSTRIVNAYLNKAGIKSQWLDVRGYIHTDNTYREGVVQWDKTRAAISSEIPALLQKGHVVTQGFLGGTSENFTTTLGREGSDYTASIFASCLGAESVTTWKDVPGVLNADPKFFKDTLKFDELSYSEAIEMTYYGATVIHPKTIKPLQNAKIPLLVKSFTNPDQPGTVIKENGRNEFLKPVIILKHNQVLVSLSAKDYSFISENHLSDIFGMFAASHAKVNMMQTSALSFSVCIDLNEDRFKKLLHLLGKDFNVKYNEGLTLITVRHYSDKWLNELKTGKTILMEQLSRNTIQMVVK; from the coding sequence ATGCTTGTTTTTAAATTCGGTGGTGCATCAGTAAAAGATGCCGGGGGCATAGTTAACCTTGTCAACGTGGTTAAAAAGTATGATGGAAACCAGCTGTTAATAGTGGTTTCGGCAATGGGTAAAACTACCAATGCGCTTGAAAAGCTCACCCGGGCGTATGTTGACCGGGATGAAGAGGTCCATGCTATTTTTGATGAAATAAAAAAATATCATTATGAAATTATCGAGCAGCTGTTTGAACCATCTGATTCGGTATTTGATGACGTGGCCAATACGTTTGTAGAGATTGATTGGGTAATTGAAGAAGAACCACACGATGATTATGATTTTATTTATGACCAGATGGTGTCTATCGGAGAACTGGTATCCACGCGAATTGTGAACGCTTACCTGAATAAGGCAGGCATTAAAAGTCAGTGGCTTGACGTCCGCGGGTACATCCATACCGATAATACCTATCGCGAAGGTGTGGTACAATGGGATAAAACAAGGGCTGCGATCAGTTCAGAAATCCCGGCCCTATTGCAAAAAGGACATGTAGTAACACAAGGCTTTTTGGGCGGAACATCCGAAAATTTCACCACTACCTTAGGTCGGGAAGGATCTGATTATACCGCATCTATATTTGCTTCATGCCTTGGAGCCGAGTCGGTAACCACATGGAAGGACGTACCGGGAGTGCTGAATGCTGATCCTAAATTCTTTAAGGATACCCTTAAATTTGATGAGCTGTCCTATTCAGAAGCTATTGAAATGACCTATTACGGCGCTACGGTAATCCACCCTAAAACTATAAAACCGCTTCAAAACGCTAAAATACCTTTACTGGTAAAGTCGTTTACAAATCCGGACCAACCCGGCACTGTAATAAAGGAAAATGGTCGAAACGAATTTTTAAAACCTGTAATTATCCTTAAACATAACCAGGTTTTGGTTTCCCTGTCAGCTAAAGATTATTCCTTTATTTCTGAAAACCATTTAAGCGACATTTTCGGAATGTTTGCAGCGAGCCATGCAAAGGTGAACATGATGCAAACATCCGCGCTGAGCTTTAGTGTTTGCATTGACCTTAATGAAGATCGCTTCAAAAAACTACTGCATTTATTAGGTAAGGATTTCAACGTAAAATATAATGAGGGTTTAACCTTAATTACAGTAAGGCATTACTCAGACAAATGGCTAAACGAGCTAAAAACAGGTAAAACCATATTGATGGAGCAACTTAGCCGCAACACCATACAAATGGTAGTTAAGTAA